One window of Tepidanaerobacter acetatoxydans Re1 genomic DNA carries:
- a CDS encoding ATP-binding protein: MDNISHAYIFLGDEEETTQKALKLAQTANCENTNMAPCGFCSTCRKIQSQVYPDVIHVHPDGAAIKIEQVRKIILDLTEKPMEGNKKVYILHEAHTITPQAQNALLKTLEEPCSESIIILLSNNIKQLIPTVVSRCQIQDFTKAEAELLLSVESRQKIADIIFNTMQKAGHTEFAIYARELSDIEEKIEEVLEVTISLFRDMLIVKTNADAALINQDLEPMIYKYSSILATDSMLRAIDVTYRQLKAAKFRGNKNLIWYNLLVGLKEVF, translated from the coding sequence TTGGATAACATATCACATGCTTATATTTTTTTAGGCGATGAGGAAGAAACGACACAAAAAGCTTTAAAACTGGCTCAAACCGCTAACTGTGAAAATACTAATATGGCTCCTTGCGGATTTTGCAGCACATGCAGGAAAATCCAAAGTCAGGTTTACCCCGATGTAATACATGTGCATCCGGATGGTGCTGCTATAAAAATTGAGCAAGTAAGAAAAATTATATTGGATTTAACAGAAAAACCCATGGAAGGCAATAAGAAGGTTTATATACTCCATGAGGCTCATACAATAACACCCCAAGCTCAGAATGCTCTACTCAAGACATTAGAAGAACCTTGCAGTGAAAGTATTATCATATTGCTTTCAAATAACATTAAACAGCTAATTCCTACGGTTGTATCCCGATGCCAAATTCAGGATTTTACCAAGGCAGAAGCAGAGCTGCTGCTTTCTGTTGAAAGCAGACAAAAGATTGCAGATATAATATTCAATACTATGCAAAAAGCTGGACATACTGAATTTGCTATATATGCAAGAGAGCTTTCCGATATTGAAGAAAAGATTGAGGAAGTATTGGAAGTTACTATTTCGCTTTTTAGAGATATGCTAATTGTAAAAACAAATGCCGATGCAGCACTCATAAATCAAGATTTAGAACCTATGATTTATAAGTATTCCTCAATACTTGCAACAGATTCTATGCTTAGGGCAATTGATGTCACTTACAGGCAATTAAAAGCTGCAAAATTTAGAGGAAATAAGAACTTAATTTGGTATAATTTACTTGTGGGCCTTAAGGAGGTATTTTAA
- a CDS encoding stage 0 sporulation family protein — protein MVTVVGVRFKKAGKVYYFNPGALDIEIGDKVIVETSRGVEYGEVVTGPKDVRDEDIITPLKDVMRKATSEDEAIVKNNAAEALEAESIAIEKIEKHGLDMKLVDVEYTFDKSKLIFYFTADGRVDFRELVKDLASVFHTRIELRQIGVRDEAKMLGGIGPCGRCICCSTFLGEFDPVSIKMAKQQNLSLNPVKISGLCGRLMCCLKYESESYEDNLVDYPNVGDRVITPYGEGTVIAVYKPKETIQVQIDEGKEIMEFPAEEVDIEEV, from the coding sequence TTGGTAACAGTGGTGGGTGTTAGATTTAAAAAGGCCGGAAAGGTATATTATTTTAACCCCGGGGCTCTTGATATTGAAATCGGCGATAAAGTAATAGTTGAAACAAGCCGAGGCGTAGAATACGGTGAAGTTGTGACAGGCCCTAAGGATGTAAGAGACGAAGATATTATAACTCCACTGAAAGACGTGATGAGAAAAGCTACTTCGGAAGACGAGGCCATAGTCAAAAATAATGCGGCAGAGGCATTGGAAGCAGAAAGCATAGCTATTGAAAAAATAGAAAAACATGGTCTTGATATGAAACTGGTCGATGTAGAATACACCTTTGACAAGAGCAAGCTTATCTTTTATTTTACAGCAGATGGCAGAGTGGATTTTCGCGAACTGGTGAAAGATCTTGCATCGGTATTTCATACTAGAATAGAGCTTCGCCAAATCGGTGTAAGAGACGAAGCCAAAATGCTAGGCGGCATAGGCCCCTGCGGCCGATGTATATGCTGTTCTACATTTTTAGGCGAATTCGATCCGGTATCCATCAAAATGGCAAAACAGCAGAATCTGTCGCTAAATCCAGTGAAAATTTCAGGGCTGTGCGGCAGGCTCATGTGCTGCCTAAAATATGAGAGTGAATCGTATGAAGATAATTTAGTAGATTATCCGAATGTCGGAGATAGAGTAATAACTCCATACGGCGAAGGAACAGTGATTGCGGTATATAAACCGAAAGAAACGATTCAAGTTCAGATAGATGAGGGTAAGGAAATAATGGAATTCCCTGCGGAAGAAGTAGATATAGAGGAAGTATAG